Sequence from the Helianthus annuus cultivar XRQ/B chromosome 13, HanXRQr2.0-SUNRISE, whole genome shotgun sequence genome:
TTCAGCTAGGGCCTCCTCTGCCCCGCTGGACACGGTTGTGCCACAAGTAAAGACACAAATAGCATAATCTTTCAAATAAAAGCACAACCGAGGCACAAACAGATACGCAGATTCACTAGTGTTAAACCGTTGAGAACACTTCAACCACGATAGCATTTACCATTTTTAACACAGTACACAATAAGGTAAAGAATCCTAGATAAGAGTTTAAACCTTAAACACAAATCATAAACCTCGACAACAGAATACTCAAACTGGAAAGACAGCCAGCATCAGCAAAGTTCAACTGGCGTTTATACACCACGTACCATGAAGCATCAAGTATTCTACATCCAGAGGGAGCCAGATGTACCACCTCCTGTTTGATGAAGCATTGCATCTATCTCATCGCCTTCTTCCATTTCCAGCTGCGGCAAAACGTGTTAAATTCAGCAGTGGAGTTGGAATCTTTTGTGcaactatgtgtgtgtgtgtgtgtgagagagagagagagagagaacctcGTCAGGAGTCTGCTCCCCACGAAGACGACGCCCATCAAACAGAAAAGCAATAGAGTTAAGCTCGACAGATTGTCGGTCACAGTAAGCATTCATAAGCTTCTTCAGCTGTGTGCTTCTTTTGATCCTAAAGAACACTTCATTACCATCCTGAGAACAGAACAAGCAGTGTCACATCAGTTGCAACTTCCAACTTCAAACCAAAAGGAAATAATATCAAAATGCATCACGTATGTCAAAATCACAAATACGGTAATGTGCAGGACTGCAGGGCATAGAAAGTGAACAGTTGTTAATTTGAAAACGTTTCCTGTTCACAAACTTCACAAAGGTGTGAATATGCATTTGAAATGTCATTTAAGGCAAATAAAAACAAAGATCCTATAGCCTTAGAACTACTTTCAAGAAAAGTTAGCTAGGACTTGTAGAACAAAAATCTTACAGTTGAACAATGAAACCTTACGCGAAGAACGCTATAGAGTCACTTATCCTCGTGTAACTTCACACTCCCTCAAATCACTTGTCACAATAACGGCTAAACTATTTAACCCTCCTTAACTAACATATTCCTTCTAATACAATGTGGTCTTTGGTCTTCCAACTTGTACAATCAAGATATCTAAAACTAAATCATCTCAGTTTCCCCTCAAACAGTGATAACGTATGTCCAATTATATGGGGCAACAACTTGACATAAGGGTTCCTCTCGTGATTCTTCCCATATGTATGTTTTTATAAGTTGTTACGGTTCTAGAAACATTTTTGTATGCTTGGTTTGAACCAAAAAGCACAACTCGTATCTTCTTATTACGTTAGTTGTTTTAGTTTAAGTATGTTTttataagttgttgtgtataaatatttttttattatttttttataaagagCGCCTCGCATACGTGATGCGCTCGCATCAcgccatagttattaaaggcgctaggcgcactcaaggcacATAGGactcgcctggggcctaggcgcaaaacGCAAAAAAAGCAAGGGCCTGAGAAAAATAAAGCGCgtaatgaaaaaaaattaaaagtatattatgtattagaaaaagaatactattctttaaataaaataaacaaaatctattatataacactttatatcatttatttagtaccaaaagttttaaaatattagtgtattagtgtagaaaagtagttttccgTGGATAAAAGTACGGATCT
This genomic interval carries:
- the LOC110898979 gene encoding small ubiquitin-related modifier 1, which encodes MSGANNNEEDKKPGTGDAAHINLKVKGQDGNEVFFRIKRSTQLKKLMNAYCDRQSVELNSIAFLFDGRRLRGEQTPDELEMEEGDEIDAMLHQTGGGTSGSLWM